A genomic region of Nostoc sp. UHCC 0702 contains the following coding sequences:
- a CDS encoding NACHT domain-containing NTPase has translation MTSQGLRASPEGIRAAKTALIDKTLSQYKLATALGITRQPVSKFFAGEPVSRSCFVQICQQLGLSWQKVAGLPEDLASEATNKVQPNSFDLDALVQEIRQKRLDKIQDQCSTVQMLDIAQAISLVDIYTNVSFLEQLTCQQWLEIPDLLQNFNSPESNLKRFAAGNHQRKLPGLEAVSRYSKLMVLGKPGSGKTIFLQYLAIACNQGELQPQHIAIFLRLKEFAEDAQDENEFTLFKHITQEFINCGIEEQSTATILTKGKALILLDGLDEVPLEQADQVTREIRRFTQFYYKNQFVITCRIAAQKYRFQGFTEVEIADFDYEQVETFVKNWFVAVAHHSREDGEATGNLFIHQLNLPENQQIRELATTPLLLHLICLIFQVKAEFPANLPKLYEQALNILLFKWDEIRGIIRRQVGYNLTLAETKKLLYQLAAITFEQGKYFLTQEKIQQLITNYLVTLPNLHSDTLQLQPDSETVLKAIEAQNGLLVERSRLIYSFSHLTLHEYLAAKNIIENPQNQTWQTLVTHINEARWRNIFLLTVSMLPNANEMLSLMKYKIDMLVAGDEKIQEFLIWLYHKSLSVSTSYKPVAVRAFYFVCARVIHTHSYELERALVGTIAFNPDLALDEFLTSTLTCAVELNFAVEHRVNDALIIDHTHALSIAFDEALELILEPEFKQEMQKLKKQLPSTQSHHKKFRLWWQVNGKVWGDKLRTLFIKCRNIGYDWQFNKQQIQLLQQYYDANKLLVDCLNKTASLTPLVRQEIEGTMLLAIADLPKEIKNCTQRP, from the coding sequence ATGACAAGCCAAGGATTGAGAGCTTCACCAGAAGGCATCAGAGCAGCAAAAACAGCTTTAATTGACAAAACCTTAAGCCAATACAAGTTAGCAACAGCTTTGGGTATCACACGCCAACCAGTTTCTAAGTTTTTTGCTGGGGAACCAGTATCCCGCAGTTGTTTTGTGCAAATTTGCCAACAGCTTGGGTTATCCTGGCAAAAGGTTGCCGGCTTACCAGAAGATTTAGCATCCGAGGCAACTAATAAAGTACAGCCTAACAGTTTTGACCTTGATGCACTGGTGCAGGAAATCCGCCAAAAGCGGCTAGACAAAATCCAAGACCAATGTAGCACTGTGCAAATGTTGGATATTGCTCAGGCAATTTCATTAGTTGATATTTACACTAATGTCAGCTTTTTGGAGCAATTAACTTGTCAGCAATGGCTAGAAATTCCCGATTTGTTGCAGAACTTTAACAGTCCTGAGTCCAACTTGAAACGATTTGCAGCAGGAAACCATCAGAGAAAATTACCAGGGTTAGAAGCTGTATCTCGTTACTCGAAGCTAATGGTGCTGGGTAAGCCAGGATCGGGTAAAACCATATTTTTACAGTATCTAGCGATCGCTTGCAATCAAGGTGAACTTCAGCCACAGCATATAGCAATTTTTCTCAGGCTGAAAGAATTTGCTGAAGATGCCCAAGATGAAAATGAATTCACTTTATTTAAACACATCACCCAAGAATTTATCAATTGTGGTATTGAAGAACAATCAACTGCAACTATACTGACTAAAGGTAAAGCCTTGATTTTACTAGATGGATTGGATGAAGTGCCATTAGAACAGGCAGATCAAGTTACAAGAGAAATACGCAGATTTACCCAATTTTATTACAAAAATCAGTTTGTTATTACTTGTCGGATTGCTGCTCAAAAATACAGGTTTCAGGGATTTACTGAAGTTGAGATTGCAGATTTTGACTATGAACAAGTTGAAACTTTTGTTAAAAACTGGTTCGTTGCAGTTGCTCATCATTCCAGAGAAGATGGAGAAGCCACAGGTAATTTATTTATTCATCAACTAAATCTGCCAGAAAATCAGCAAATCCGAGAATTGGCTACCACACCACTTTTACTACATCTAATTTGTTTAATATTTCAAGTAAAAGCTGAATTTCCAGCTAATCTACCCAAGTTATATGAACAGGCTTTAAATATTCTACTATTCAAGTGGGATGAAATTAGAGGTATTATACGGAGGCAGGTTGGATATAATTTAACTTTAGCTGAGACAAAAAAGCTACTTTATCAACTTGCTGCCATTACTTTTGAACAAGGAAAATATTTTTTAACGCAAGAAAAAATTCAGCAATTGATTACTAACTATCTGGTGACGTTACCTAATCTGCATTCAGATACATTGCAGTTGCAGCCAGATAGTGAAACAGTGCTGAAGGCAATAGAAGCGCAAAATGGTTTATTGGTAGAGCGATCGCGCTTAATTTACTCGTTTTCTCATTTAACATTGCACGAATATTTAGCAGCTAAAAATATCATTGAAAATCCCCAAAACCAAACTTGGCAAACTCTAGTCACTCACATAAATGAAGCACGTTGGCGCAATATATTTTTGCTAACCGTTAGTATGCTACCAAATGCTAATGAAATGCTCAGTTTAATGAAGTATAAGATTGATATGCTAGTGGCTGGTGATGAGAAGATACAAGAATTTTTGATTTGGTTATATCATAAATCTCTTTCTGTCTCTACTAGCTACAAACCAGTGGCTGTTCGTGCTTTTTACTTCGTTTGCGCTCGCGTTATTCATACTCATAGCTATGAGCTTGAACGTGCCCTTGTTGGTACCATAGCCTTTAACCCTGACCTTGCCCTTGACGAATTTCTGACTAGTACTCTTACCTGTGCTGTTGAGCTTAACTTTGCTGTTGAGCATAGAGTTAATGATGCCCTGATTATAGACCATACTCATGCTCTTAGCATTGCCTTTGATGAGGCTCTTGAACTGATATTAGAACCTGAATTCAAGCAAGAGATGCAAAAACTCAAAAAACAATTACCTTCTACACAAAGCCATCACAAGAAATTTCGACTTTGGTGGCAGGTTAACGGTAAAGTCTGGGGTGATAAATTAAGAACTTTATTCATTAAATGTCGTAATATTGGTTATGATTGGCAGTTCAATAAACAGCAAATACAATTGCTTCAACAATATTATGATGCCAACAAATTACTAGTAGATTGTCTCAATAAGACCGCAAGTTTAACTCCATTAGTACGGCAGGAAATTGAGGGAACAATGTTGTTAGCGATCGCTGATCTACCAAAAGAAATAAAAAACTGCACTCAACGTCCTTAG
- a CDS encoding response regulator transcription factor, protein MVMVPATNPKILVVDDDFGVRNLIHRFLGRKYQIESAADGKTALSLFEHFNPALVILDWNLPDTSGYQLCQEMQSRTNVLVMILSGRTAEADKISILAAGADDFMTKPFSLAEVEVRVEALLRRIRTINPSPTQRLIFKQLAINPDGREVTLNDKPLSLTALEFNILHFLASHPNQAWSRPQLIQKIWGCDYVGDGRVVDVHIGQLRKKMEVDTTVPEFIKTVRGYGYKFELPESSTI, encoded by the coding sequence ATGGTCATGGTTCCCGCTACAAATCCCAAAATTCTTGTTGTCGATGACGACTTTGGCGTCCGCAATCTCATACATCGCTTTTTAGGTCGAAAATATCAAATAGAGTCCGCAGCAGATGGAAAAACGGCGTTGTCTTTGTTTGAGCATTTCAACCCGGCTTTAGTAATTCTGGATTGGAATTTGCCAGACACCAGTGGCTATCAGCTTTGTCAAGAAATGCAGAGTCGTACTAATGTCTTAGTGATGATATTGTCTGGACGGACTGCCGAAGCCGATAAAATTAGTATCCTTGCTGCTGGTGCTGATGACTTCATGACAAAGCCATTTAGCTTAGCAGAAGTTGAAGTCAGAGTAGAAGCGCTTTTAAGACGCATACGCACAATTAACCCTTCTCCTACACAGCGGTTGATCTTCAAACAGCTAGCAATCAACCCAGATGGTCGGGAGGTAACACTTAACGATAAGCCTCTGAGCTTAACAGCTTTAGAATTTAATATTTTACATTTTTTGGCAAGTCATCCAAATCAAGCTTGGAGTCGTCCACAGCTAATCCAAAAAATTTGGGGTTGTGACTATGTGGGAGACGGCCGGGTAGTTGACGTACATATTGGTCAGCTTCGCAAAAAGATGGAAGTTGATACTACTGTGCCTGAGTTTATTAAAACCGTTCGAGGCTATGGTTACAAGTTTGAACTGCCTGAATCATCCACAATTTAA
- a CDS encoding ribonuclease D, protein MTLQDFQVDDRDISDAALSHYLESEAIAVDTETMGLLPQRDRLCLVQLCNPQGNVTAIRIAKGQKSAPNLQKLLEAANVVKIFHFARFDIATLRYNLGIKVQPIFCTKIASKLARTYTNRHGLKDVVQELEQVELDKSSQSSDWGNAVNLTEAQLNYAANDVRYLLSVQHKLIEMLKREDRWELAQECFQVLPTIVSLDLLQFKDLFEH, encoded by the coding sequence ATGACATTACAAGATTTTCAGGTTGACGATCGCGATATCAGTGATGCAGCTCTGTCTCATTATTTAGAATCTGAAGCGATCGCTGTTGATACCGAAACTATGGGATTGTTACCCCAACGCGATCGCTTGTGTCTTGTGCAGCTATGCAACCCACAGGGCAATGTCACAGCTATTCGCATTGCAAAAGGGCAAAAAAGTGCCCCAAACCTCCAAAAATTGTTAGAAGCAGCAAATGTAGTTAAAATATTTCACTTTGCTCGTTTTGATATTGCGACTTTACGCTACAACCTGGGGATTAAAGTTCAGCCGATTTTTTGCACCAAGATTGCTAGTAAGTTAGCCCGTACTTACACCAATCGCCACGGACTCAAAGATGTGGTGCAAGAATTGGAACAAGTAGAACTAGATAAAAGCTCTCAAAGTTCTGATTGGGGCAATGCTGTTAATTTAACTGAAGCCCAACTGAATTACGCTGCCAATGATGTACGCTATTTACTCAGTGTGCAACATAAATTAATAGAAATGCTTAAACGAGAAGATCGTTGGGAACTTGCTCAAGAATGCTTTCAAGTTCTACCAACGATAGTTTCCTTAGACCTTTTGCAATTCAAAGACTTATTTGAACACTAA
- a CDS encoding cytochrome c biogenesis protein, whose product MTTENSASTESSWWSVPGRFLRREFLPVLTDLRLAIALLLLIAVFSISGTVIEQGQSPAFYQANYPEHPALFGFLTWKVIQVVGLDHVYRTWWFLALLILFGTSLTACTFTRQLPALKTARRWKYYEEPRQFQKLALSAELDTGSVNSLKEILQKRRYKVFQEKDGILYARKGIVGRIGPIIVHVGIVTILLGGILGAMTGFFAQEMVASGDTFQVKNIIDAGPWANTQILKDWSVRVNRFWIDYTPSGGIDQFYSDMSVLNNQGEEVDHKKIFVNQPLRYRGVTFYQTDWGLSAVRIRFNNSPIFQLPMAALNTNGRGRIWGTWIPTKPDLSEGVSLIAKDLQGMVLIYDAAGKLVDTVRTGMSTQINGVTLKILDVIGSTGLQIKSDPGIPMVYSGFAVLMLGTVMSYFSHSQIWALEKSDRLYVGGKTNRAQVVFEREVLDILERLSSQPESEEQAKTTQSLTSNPNLP is encoded by the coding sequence ATGACAACAGAAAATTCAGCGTCCACAGAATCAAGTTGGTGGTCGGTACCTGGGCGATTCTTGCGGCGGGAGTTTTTGCCTGTATTGACAGATTTACGATTAGCGATCGCCTTACTACTATTAATCGCTGTTTTCAGCATCAGTGGTACTGTCATTGAACAAGGTCAATCACCCGCATTCTACCAAGCTAATTACCCAGAGCATCCCGCTTTGTTTGGTTTTTTAACTTGGAAGGTGATCCAGGTAGTTGGTTTAGACCATGTATATCGTACCTGGTGGTTTCTGGCGTTACTGATTTTGTTTGGCACTAGCCTCACTGCTTGTACCTTCACCCGCCAGTTACCAGCCTTAAAAACAGCGCGTCGCTGGAAATATTACGAAGAACCACGGCAATTTCAAAAATTAGCTTTGAGTGCAGAACTAGATACTGGTTCTGTAAATTCTTTAAAAGAAATATTACAGAAGCGCCGCTATAAAGTTTTTCAAGAAAAAGACGGCATTCTCTACGCCCGTAAAGGAATAGTAGGACGCATCGGCCCAATCATCGTTCATGTGGGCATCGTGACTATTCTGTTGGGGGGAATCTTGGGGGCGATGACCGGATTTTTTGCCCAGGAAATGGTTGCTAGCGGCGATACATTTCAAGTGAAAAATATTATAGATGCGGGGCCCTGGGCAAATACCCAAATTTTGAAAGATTGGTCTGTACGAGTGAATCGTTTTTGGATTGACTATACACCATCGGGCGGAATTGACCAGTTTTACTCAGACATGTCTGTCTTGAATAATCAAGGAGAGGAAGTAGACCATAAGAAGATTTTTGTCAACCAGCCCTTACGTTATCGGGGCGTAACTTTCTATCAAACTGATTGGGGTCTCTCAGCTGTTCGCATTCGATTCAACAACAGTCCCATTTTTCAACTGCCGATGGCAGCATTGAATACCAACGGCAGAGGGCGCATCTGGGGCACTTGGATTCCCACGAAACCGGATTTGAGTGAGGGTGTTTCCCTGATAGCCAAAGACTTGCAAGGTATGGTATTAATTTACGATGCCGCAGGCAAGCTAGTTGATACCGTGCGGACTGGGATGTCCACTCAAATCAATGGCGTGACGCTGAAAATTCTCGATGTTATTGGCAGCACTGGGTTACAAATTAAATCTGATCCAGGTATACCGATGGTTTACTCAGGCTTTGCCGTGCTGATGCTGGGTACGGTGATGAGTTACTTCTCGCACTCACAAATTTGGGCATTAGAAAAAAGCGATCGCTTGTATGTAGGTGGTAAAACTAATCGTGCCCAGGTTGTTTTTGAAAGGGAAGTTTTAGACATTTTAGAGCGACTGAGTTCACAACCAGAAAGTGAAGAGCAAGCCAAAACTACACAATCCCTAACATCGAATCCAAATTTGCCATAG
- a CDS encoding sulfite exporter TauE/SafE family protein, which yields MLENLQTRIYELEQFANTLVSNQLSHLSLLSIGIIFTAGLLTSLTPCMLSMLPITIAYIGGYEAKSRLQAAAQSTWFALGLATTLAGLGIIAAFVGKVYGQVGIGLPIIVSIIAILMGLNLLEALPLQFPSLGETNWISPDLPKGVRSYAIGLTFGLVASPCSTPVLASLLGWVANTQDLILGAILLLSYTAGYVAPLILAGTFTAAIKNLLELRRWSGWINPVSGVLLVGFGVFSLVSRIPFGSF from the coding sequence ATGCTTGAAAACCTGCAAACCCGAATTTATGAATTAGAACAATTTGCCAATACTCTTGTTTCTAACCAACTGTCACACCTCAGCTTGCTTAGCATTGGCATCATTTTTACGGCTGGTTTACTCACCAGCCTCACACCCTGTATGCTTTCCATGCTACCGATTACTATTGCCTATATCGGTGGCTATGAAGCAAAAAGCCGCCTACAAGCAGCTGCTCAATCAACTTGGTTTGCTTTAGGATTGGCAACTACACTTGCAGGGCTTGGTATTATAGCAGCTTTTGTTGGCAAAGTCTATGGTCAAGTGGGAATTGGTTTACCGATTATTGTCAGCATTATCGCCATTCTCATGGGGCTGAACTTACTAGAAGCATTGCCCTTGCAATTTCCATCACTAGGCGAAACCAATTGGATTTCGCCAGATTTACCAAAAGGTGTGCGTTCCTACGCAATTGGGCTGACTTTCGGTTTAGTGGCATCTCCATGTAGCACGCCTGTTTTAGCCAGCTTACTAGGTTGGGTTGCCAATACACAAGACTTAATTTTAGGCGCTATTTTGCTACTGTCGTATACAGCCGGATATGTAGCACCATTAATTTTGGCAGGTACTTTTACTGCTGCAATTAAAAATTTACTAGAGTTGCGTCGCTGGTCTGGTTGGATTAACCCAGTTAGCGGGGTACTGTTGGTAGGATTCGGTGTATTTTCCTTAGTTTCGCGGATTCCTTTTGGAAGTTTTTAA
- a CDS encoding phasin family protein yields MPGFGDIVQKAFYLGVGLASYAGEKAGGKLAELRSQVQKLADEMVAKGEMTTEEARRFVEDMMRQAQQPQASNTTPEKAPPSEPRRIEILEDDEEPTVKQDSNENVDQLREQVLELQEELKKLQND; encoded by the coding sequence ATGCCTGGTTTTGGAGATATTGTTCAAAAAGCTTTTTACCTCGGTGTTGGTTTGGCTTCTTACGCGGGTGAGAAAGCAGGAGGCAAATTAGCAGAACTGCGATCGCAAGTCCAAAAACTGGCAGACGAAATGGTCGCAAAGGGTGAAATGACCACAGAAGAAGCTCGGCGCTTCGTCGAAGATATGATGAGGCAAGCGCAACAGCCGCAAGCATCTAATACAACCCCCGAAAAAGCACCTCCTTCTGAACCTCGTCGCATCGAAATCTTAGAGGATGATGAAGAGCCAACGGTGAAACAAGATTCAAATGAAAATGTGGATCAATTACGCGAACAAGTGCTAGAACTGCAAGAAGAGTTAAAAAAATTGCAAAACGATTAG
- the pstS gene encoding phosphate ABC transporter substrate-binding protein PstS yields the protein MSAQLQSKRQTYLLSLIALSLSIAACAADNRNTKHVSLVGAGASFPAPLYQRWVLDYNKHYPNVEINYQSIGSSAGVQHFINGTVDFAASDVAITKQQAAQINRGVIALPITAGAIVLGYNLNVPTNLKLPRQVYIDIFLGKITNWNHPQIALANPEVKLPDLPIVVVHRTDGSGTTSVLTQHLSAISPEWKSKVGAGKAVPWPVGIGAKGNEGVTAQIQQIPGAIGYVEYVYATRNQLPVAALENKSGNYITPTPESAAKTLEAVKLPADNLIAFITDPIGNQSYPIVTYTWLLTYKTFR from the coding sequence ATGTCTGCTCAACTTCAATCTAAGCGCCAAACTTACCTTCTATCCCTCATCGCTCTCTCGTTGAGTATTGCCGCCTGCGCTGCTGATAATAGAAACACCAAACATGTTTCTTTAGTTGGTGCTGGGGCAAGTTTTCCCGCACCTTTATATCAGCGCTGGGTTTTAGATTACAACAAGCATTATCCCAATGTAGAAATTAACTATCAATCCATAGGTAGTAGCGCAGGTGTGCAGCATTTCATCAACGGTACTGTAGACTTTGCAGCCAGTGACGTGGCAATTACAAAACAACAAGCAGCCCAGATTAATCGGGGAGTAATTGCCTTGCCTATAACAGCCGGTGCTATAGTGCTGGGTTACAACCTGAATGTGCCAACTAATTTAAAGCTGCCACGCCAAGTCTATATAGATATCTTTTTAGGAAAAATTACTAACTGGAATCATCCTCAAATAGCTTTAGCTAATCCTGAGGTAAAGTTGCCCGATCTTCCGATTGTGGTTGTACACCGAACTGATGGTAGTGGCACTACCAGCGTGTTGACACAACACCTCAGTGCTATCAGTCCGGAATGGAAGAGCAAGGTCGGGGCTGGGAAAGCTGTACCATGGCCAGTAGGAATTGGTGCAAAAGGCAACGAAGGTGTTACCGCCCAAATTCAACAAATTCCAGGAGCCATTGGCTACGTAGAATATGTCTACGCTACACGCAATCAATTACCTGTAGCTGCTTTGGAAAATAAATCTGGTAACTACATCACACCGACACCAGAATCGGCAGCTAAAACCTTAGAAGCAGTCAAATTACCCGCTGATAACTTGATTGCTTTTATCACCGATCCTATAGGTAATCAGTCTTATCCTATTGTTACTTACACCTGGCTTCTAACTTATAAGACTTTCCGATAG
- the tnpA gene encoding IS200/IS605 family transposase codes for MTNSLEPRHNNHSIGNAVVHLVWIPKRRRKVLVNEVAKRVRQIFYDLASYKDWDILALEIAPDHIHLFVEYQPTYAINQIVKFFKGRSSYLLRSEFPDLKKMPSMWTNSYFYSTAGNVSAAVIKKYIEDPHHK; via the coding sequence ATGACTAATTCGTTAGAACCTAGACACAACAATCACTCTATAGGTAACGCTGTCGTTCATCTGGTATGGATACCCAAGCGTAGACGTAAGGTGTTAGTGAATGAAGTAGCTAAACGAGTAAGACAGATATTTTATGATTTAGCTTCATATAAAGATTGGGATATTCTGGCTCTGGAAATAGCACCAGACCACATACATTTATTTGTGGAATATCAACCAACTTACGCGATTAATCAAATAGTTAAATTCTTTAAAGGCAGGTCATCTTATCTGCTTAGAAGCGAGTTTCCAGATTTAAAAAAGATGCCTAGTATGTGGACAAATAGTTATTTTTATTCAACTGCTGGAAATGTTAGCGCGGCAGTAATCAAGAAATATATTGAAGATCCTCACCACAAATAG
- a CDS encoding rhodanese-like domain-containing protein gives MSNNLLGNIIPEQPPINSQSDVHVLKSRLEWGEPAFTILDVRDRNSYNEGHILGSMPMPTDDLVDRASSSIDKSRDIYVYGANEEQTAQAVQALRSAGFVHVSELKGGLAAWKAIGGPTEGIIESRTTGGADEYNVVSRVKDHLENQQKTVPGPDPNTVESRNRADADKPNVVSKAKEGLENLKDNVQENVQKAADQLKEATRDSENNQ, from the coding sequence ATGAGTAACAATTTACTAGGCAATATAATTCCCGAACAGCCACCAATAAATTCGCAGTCTGACGTTCATGTGCTGAAGTCTCGTTTAGAATGGGGCGAACCGGCTTTTACAATACTAGATGTACGCGATCGCAACAGCTACAACGAAGGTCACATCTTGGGTTCAATGCCAATGCCAACAGATGACCTAGTAGATCGAGCCTCATCATCAATCGATAAAAGCCGTGATATTTATGTTTACGGGGCAAATGAAGAACAAACAGCCCAAGCTGTACAAGCACTGCGTTCTGCTGGATTTGTGCATGTATCTGAACTCAAAGGTGGTTTAGCTGCATGGAAGGCAATTGGAGGGCCAACAGAAGGAATTATTGAATCCAGAACTACCGGCGGTGCAGATGAATACAATGTCGTTTCTCGCGTCAAAGATCACTTAGAAAATCAGCAAAAGACAGTTCCTGGCCCCGATCCAAACACTGTTGAATCCAGAAATCGGGCAGATGCAGATAAGCCTAATGTGGTATCTAAGGCAAAAGAAGGTTTAGAAAACCTTAAAGATAATGTGCAAGAAAATGTACAAAAGGCAGCTGACCAGTTGAAAGAAGCGACTCGTGATTCTGAAAATAATCAATAG
- the queF gene encoding NADPH-dependent 7-cyano-7-deazaguanine reductase QueF, whose translation MTTDNLPSQEIKYGERNIAEGELITFPNPRVGRRYDINISLPEFTCKCPFSGYPDFATIYITYVPDERVVELKALKLYINSYRDRYISHEESANQILDDFVAACDPLEVTVKADFSPRGNVHTVIEVRHQKQSISD comes from the coding sequence ATGACAACTGACAATTTACCAAGCCAAGAAATAAAGTATGGCGAACGCAACATTGCGGAAGGAGAATTAATTACATTTCCTAATCCGCGTGTGGGAAGGCGATACGATATCAACATTAGTTTGCCGGAATTTACCTGTAAATGTCCGTTTTCTGGCTATCCTGACTTTGCCACGATTTATATTACCTACGTACCAGATGAGCGGGTGGTGGAATTGAAGGCGCTTAAACTTTACATTAACAGTTATCGCGATCGCTACATTTCCCACGAAGAATCCGCAAATCAAATTTTGGATGATTTTGTCGCAGCTTGTGACCCTTTAGAAGTCACGGTGAAGGCAGATTTTAGCCCCCGTGGCAATGTTCATACTGTTATCGAAGTACGACACCAGAAGCAATCTATTAGTGATTAG
- a CDS encoding transposase — MLVLEYKVKAKKHQYDAINEAIRTTKFIRNKAIRYWMDAPKEAKVNKIALNNYSTALRKEFKFVEKLNSMACQSATERAWLAIDRFYQNCQKKVSGKKGYPRFQKDNRSVEYKTSGWALNAIKRRITFTDKKAIGEVKLLGKWDIQTYPVKQIKRVRLLKKADGYYCQFCIDVDVKSESRIANGEIGLDVGLEYFYSDSKGNHEENPRFLSQAEKAIKHAQRQIYKKEKGKNKRRIARQRYQRKHLKVSRQRKEHAMRLARNVCKANALVAYEDLNVKGMVKNHALAKSINDASWSMFRRWLEYFAAIFNSTVVAVNPRMTSQKCSDCGAIVKKSLSTRSHVCSCGCSLQRDVNAAKNILNRGIASLGHKRSNASGVGTSTLIGVSLLEQVLTVNEESPNFTTK; from the coding sequence ATGCTAGTTTTAGAGTACAAAGTTAAAGCTAAGAAGCATCAATATGATGCAATTAACGAAGCTATCCGTACAACTAAATTCATCAGAAATAAAGCTATACGCTACTGGATGGATGCACCAAAAGAAGCCAAAGTTAATAAAATTGCTTTGAATAATTACTCAACAGCATTACGGAAGGAATTTAAATTTGTTGAGAAATTAAATTCAATGGCTTGTCAATCTGCCACTGAAAGAGCGTGGCTAGCCATTGATAGGTTTTACCAGAATTGTCAGAAAAAAGTATCAGGTAAAAAGGGATATCCCAGATTTCAGAAAGATAACCGTTCGGTTGAGTATAAAACGTCAGGATGGGCTTTAAACGCTATCAAAAGACGTATTACCTTTACCGACAAAAAAGCTATAGGTGAGGTTAAATTACTTGGTAAATGGGATATTCAAACTTACCCAGTCAAACAGATTAAGCGTGTTAGATTACTCAAAAAAGCTGATGGTTACTATTGCCAATTCTGCATTGATGTAGACGTTAAATCTGAATCCAGAATTGCTAATGGTGAAATCGGGCTAGATGTGGGTCTTGAATATTTTTACTCAGATTCCAAAGGTAATCATGAGGAAAATCCTAGATTTTTGAGTCAAGCTGAGAAAGCAATTAAACACGCTCAACGTCAAATTTACAAAAAAGAGAAAGGCAAAAACAAACGACGGATAGCCAGACAGAGATATCAAAGGAAGCATTTAAAAGTAAGTAGGCAACGGAAAGAACACGCCATGAGATTGGCGCGTAACGTATGCAAGGCTAACGCCTTAGTAGCCTATGAAGATTTAAATGTTAAAGGTATGGTGAAAAATCACGCTCTTGCCAAGAGTATTAATGATGCTTCTTGGTCAATGTTCCGTCGTTGGTTAGAATATTTTGCGGCTATATTTAACAGTACAGTTGTTGCTGTCAATCCGAGAATGACATCTCAAAAATGCTCAGATTGTGGTGCAATTGTGAAAAAATCCCTCTCAACTCGTAGCCATGTATGCAGTTGTGGCTGTAGTTTACAGAGGGATGTTAATGCTGCAAAAAATATTTTGAATCGCGGCATCGCTAGCTTGGGGCACAAGCGAAGTAACGCTTCAGGAGTCGGAACCTCTACGCTAATTGGCGTAAGCCTGTTAGAGCAAGTTCTGACGGTGAATGAAGAATCCCCCAACTTTACGACTAAGTGA
- a CDS encoding 2'-5' RNA ligase family protein → MSLYFIALLPPLDIQDYANQIKQYFADKYGSRHAQKSPPHITLQPPFQWLNNDVAVLEAALREFASEQHLVPITLSGFATFPPRVIYIDVVKSQELLRLQANLMAHMEASLGIVDKVSKKRAFTPHMTVAFRDLTRQNFKAAWLKFENRQLYFEFTADKLTLLIHNGRRWNIKSEFAFLSDVS, encoded by the coding sequence ATGAGCCTTTATTTCATCGCTCTACTACCGCCATTAGACATTCAAGATTACGCCAACCAAATCAAGCAGTACTTTGCTGATAAGTATGGTAGTCGCCACGCCCAAAAATCTCCGCCACATATTACTTTGCAACCCCCCTTTCAATGGCTAAATAACGATGTCGCAGTTCTAGAAGCAGCTTTGAGGGAGTTTGCTAGTGAACAACACTTAGTACCTATTACACTCAGCGGGTTTGCTACCTTTCCTCCCCGTGTAATATATATAGATGTGGTGAAAAGTCAAGAACTTTTGAGGTTGCAAGCAAATTTAATGGCGCATATGGAAGCTAGCTTAGGAATTGTTGACAAGGTTAGCAAAAAGCGAGCTTTCACCCCTCATATGACAGTTGCATTTCGGGATTTAACCAGGCAAAACTTTAAAGCTGCTTGGTTAAAGTTTGAAAATCGTCAGTTGTATTTTGAGTTTACGGCTGACAAGTTAACGCTGTTAATTCACAACGGTAGGCGCTGGAATATAAAATCCGAGTTTGCTTTTTTGAGTGATGTATCTTGA